aattcttttcacTGCTTTCTTTTCAAGTtggttatatttcatttagaaagtttttcattttttactagTTAGTTACTCGAGAAAACTTTTTCCATTCTTCATCGTATTGGTAacctcttttcctttttatgtcggttaaaaatatgaaattgcaTAGACACCCGCAGTTTGTTCATGTGACACTGTAAAAAAGATCTTGCCTCTTTGTTGAACTCAAAATGTTCATAAGCCTTGACAATATCTTTATCGGATATCTTGCGTagtttttcaacaatttcttcaGGGTCGGTAGAGTTTATTCCAAGGAGGGATGCAAATTTAAAACCACGTTCTGGAAGACTCTGGCCAAGACCCCACTTGCATGTCAACAATCCACTTTGCAAGATCGCTTTGTGGAAGAGTCCTGAGCAGGAAAGGTAagttttgaaactttgtaaaaattgCTATTATAAAAAGAGGTTTACTAAATTTCTAAAGATAGGGAAGACACCATAAATGTACCTTTCGCTCTCGGCGACAATGTTAACGCATGAGCTATTACTGAGCCTGCGCTTTGTCCAGCGATCGTGATATTGTTCGGATCTCCTCCGAATTTGGCAATATTCTCCTTGACCCACTCCAACGCTGCAATTACGTCCTTTAAGCCCTGGTTTCCGGGAGCGACTCGGTGTCCCAGGTTTAGAAAAccttcaaaatttcaataaatattacgatTCAGTTCTAAATAGTGTGTGAATGTTCAGGCAAGTAAAAGTCAAGATGCGTGTGCACTGCATAAAGTTTACAAGAGAATAGTCGGTACGTACActaatcataaaataatacaatgaaataatgtGATAATAGAGtaataatcataattttgGTGTGTAAGTTGATGGAGTTCTGGGCAGTTAAACAGTGTAAAGacgaaaattgagaaaaaaaaattttaagtgaaaatactcCTAAAATAAGTcgtatttagaaaaatgtctaagagAAATATATTGTTGGAAATTAGTTGTAGAATTGATTCCCTGAGTTTGTCCGGACATAAttgtagacaccctgtatattcattGAATTACATTACATGAAGGGcaagatgggcaaaaccctaggcttcgaataaatctgaagtttgctgatatgtttgtctcgtttcctcttttgaaaattttccaaagaaggaaacgagacaaacatatcggcaaacttcagatttattcgaagcctagggttttgcccatctNNNNNNNNNNNNNNNNNNNNNNNNNNNNNNNNNNNNNNNNNNNNNNNNNNNNNNNNNNNNNNNNNNNNNNNNNNNNNNNNNNNNNNNNNNNNNNNNNNNNNNNNNNNNNNNNNNNNNNNNNNNNNNNNNNNNNNNNNNNNNNNNNNNNNNNNNNNNNNNNNNNNNNNNNNNNNNNNNNNNNNNNNNNNNNNNNNNNNNNNNNNNNNNNNNNNNNNNNNNNNNNNNNNNNNNNNNNNNNNNNNNNNNNNNNNNNNNNNNNNNNNNNNNNNNNNNNNNNNNNNNNNNNNNNNNNNNNNNNNNNNNNNNNNNNNNNNNNNNNNNNNNNNNNNNNNNNNNNNNNNNNNNNNNNNNNNNNNNNNNNNNNNNNNNNNNNNNNNNNNNNNNNNNNNNNNNNNNNNNNTGGTTTTCTcctcagaaatgtttgcagaatccgaTAACGTAGTGTAATGTAGTGCAATGGCTGTGCAGCGGCAAAACACCGTTCATACGTTTCGAGTTGACGTTTTGTCAAACCTGATGGATTAGAAACCGTTCCAACATTTAccgcgggtggttttctcttcagaaatgtttgcagaaatctataatgcatagtaaattcgacctagacgaataactattcataaaaatacaaacgtatttcgtgaaaagtactcgcgTCGCCAACTTTTTGAACTTCGGTGTTCGTTTACAGGCATTCAGaggagcagataattctaaaagaatatgtttttatatttagaaaacattcCTCTATCGTTTAAGactaaataaaactttctagcgttcgtagttttcaagtagtattacgttttctcttaaaatcaaccgtttttacaaaatctcgtatttctcgaaaGCTAAGAGTGATGGAGCAATTGCACTTTCggattcgtatttaggacgaggaaccctataagaatcacctagtgtatatcgcggaaaaaaaatcgtgttggACAGTGCTATTAAGAgatttatatatgttatttgttttcaatggttccgatatattcagacctgtaccacctaccagaAGTCAAAATGGACTTACCAGCAGGGACCAAAAATAACagttattctaaaattttcaatgataaaaatcattaataaaaaattgattattattgaagTTCAAGAGAATCAAcacagaatataaaaatgtttggcCACTTATAATCCTTATTTGTAACCGATACTATTTTAGTTGATGAAATACTTGTTATACcgtgattattttttcttttcacttatAACTGTTATGGTCCCTGCTtaccagacaacccaatataattCTAGATAAAAGTCCAACTAACCGAATGGACCCAGTCTATAGTTAACTGTAACAACGACGACatcttttgttattaaataatcagGTCtgataaatttgaaacttcCGGTTCCTTGTTGGAATCCACCGCCATGAATCCAAAATATCACTGGCTTTGATTGATTAAGAGAATTGGTATAAACATTCAGGTAAAGGCAATCCTCGCTTCCGAAAATATAGTCCGACGACACATCTATTGTCTGTGTGCACAACGTTCCGTTAGGTGTAGTGCAGTTTCTGATACCAGTCCATGGAACAGGTGGTTCTGGATCCTATTTGTtcgaaagaaatgtaaatCATTAGTAAAAGTGAGAATtatatgtttaataatatatcgttaaaataatacggagacttcgttttattttattgaacttAATCCTTAAGTATAACGGacacgatataattaattactttttccttTACATCCACGTGCCTGTACAGGATGTCACAAAATTATATGTCACTATCCTACACCTACGATTTGGTGGAAACTTACATAAAAAACTTCCcgcaaaattgaaaatcatgaacttgaaaatcaaggccaaagaaacaaatttttttttatttgtttaatcgtGTTTTACTGGTCATAACGATCAACTTTGTGAAAGAAACCATGGGTCGCATCTCAACCGTTCTCTTAAAAACTGATGTTGCATTTCTTATCATTTTTGCagcttctttatttataaatttttacatcCAGCGccaatatgtatataaatagcATACTATTGACAAAACAGCGGCGAGTTATGCGTTAATTTAGGAAATATAACTAAATGCTTCGCCTTGTGCAAGCACTTTATCCAAGTAGTTACGCTGCTCTTATTGCTGGCTTatcttatttacaaataaagaaGCTgataaaatgataagaaatacaacatcattttttaaggTAACGATTGAGATTGGACCCATGGTTTCTTTCACAAAGTTGATCGTTATGACCGCTAAAACacgattaaacaaaaaaaaaaagttgttttcttGATCATGATTTTTAAGTTTGAGGTCAATTTTGCGGGGAGTATTTTATGTCAATTTCCACTAAATCGTAGGTGTACAATCACGCTGTAGTGACCGTAACATATAATTTTGTGACACCCTATACAATATAGATaggcaaataaaaattcgagtaAATGTTTAAGCTTCTGgattgttcaaaataaaaatataaatctccAGTATAAATTATGTCACTATTAGATTACGGATGTTCATCCATTTATACAAAGAGAtagtatgggaaaatgtatgaagatgtgtataaatataagtaattgtaaaacatcatcaaaaaaatacatgttacactTTTTAGAAGATAGACATACAAACTTTCatttaagggggcatttcactgtgaccgcacaaaaaaagcatattttcaatcatttttttctcaggaactattgcataaaattgaatgaatgttttttccccttaaaggtatgattaaggaaagtaaatacaaatttttttttcggtaaaaaatatttcgtcatttatttacaaaataatatgcatgtgtgcaaaaaaaaaagttatccgctagcgcaggtgattttggctcttctggtaatctgaaacagaaaatcgaaaaagtttattaaactatgtcctCACACCTATGGTCGGAACCTTCACTTATtgatttcatcgaaaataaacaaaatggcagcgtttcttgtgaaagagagaagaaaaaaaacactttttttgtaccgtaaatcaggtgaaattgtaagaaaaaatcaaaatatcaactacttggaggttccgacgataggtgtgacgacatagtttaataaactttttcgattttcggtttcagattaccaggagggccaaaatcacctgcgccagcggattttttttttgcacacatgcatattattttgtaaataaatggcgaaatattttttaccaaaaaaaaattttgtattttctttccttaatcatacctttaggGGGagaaaacattcattcaattttatgcaatagttcctgagaaaaaaattattaaaaatatgctttttttgtgcgttctcAGTGAATGCCCCCTTAAATCTCATTTCTTTATGTGAATCTGTaatctaattataatataccgAAAAATTCCGACAGTACGACTCTTTCAATAGTTTCGACTTTAGTTACTCAGAGAACAATCAATAAGTTATGtaggaaatatatttctagAAAGAAAAACACCAGGAGGAGCAAGACAATTCTTCAGACAATTCTTCGGACAAGTCTCTTTAAATAGACAATAGAGGTTGTTGTCTACTTCACAGAAATAGGAAAACTAAATATTGGTTGGATGGatacattgtattttaatggaacgataccatttcttttgcaataagTATGTATATCACCACAAATGTCTAAATGTGGTTGCGCGTTGTATACGATACTAATGTGTAAAGTATGTAGATTAATACAACCTTTTTGTAGCTTTGCATAAGAATAACGTTTTTTACTTTAATGCCGACTGTCATTGTAAAATTCAACGTAAAAACCACATATAACTTTAACACGAGTCTGATTTACGTATGTTCGTGGCATTCATGGATACATTTTTGAGGGTGCATTCAACGAAGAATTAACACATTAGATATGCTTAATATCTAAAAACTAcgaataaacatataattttaaatgtataacgTCTTGTAACTTTGTTCGATTAACTCTAGACTTTAAAACTATTACAATAAGTGCAAATTTTTAGACTTTCAGCAGCTCTCGATGAAAAGTGGTACTCGTGTAGAATATAGTCCtcgaattatttgaattacgAACAAATAATATCCTGCAagatttctttcaaatatctAAACCAAATTCTAATTGCAAATTAATGataatcatttatattaaatacttgGCATTACTACAGCTAACTAACTTTTAAACTACTGCCAATAAAACtgaatatacatacaaatttataattctcgCAATTGACTACAGTGAAGATATTATTCTAGTTTGTATTGATTCTAAACTTGtgacttatttttattatattacctAAATACCCTTTTTATGTACGTTTTGAATACTATTATTCTAAACGGAAACGAAAATAAGGCTTCTAagtattccaaataaaaataaatttaattctcattaaaatacgttaaaatacaataattatataatgacTCTGTAAtgtgaaatatcaaagtaaatgtcTGTCATCTTgtttacagaaaaagaaaattcagcCGATAGAGGGATAACTCTAACTTAGCAACTCCTAACGTCGAACTCTTACGAAACCGAAAACCTAAAGTTTGCAATCCGTCTAATAAACTTAGTAAAAATGTTACCTTAAATCTAAGTTCTCCAACAGGTGGTGCCGCGAATGGTATCTCATGGAATGCAACGTACGGTGGTCCTAGAAGACCTTTAACGGAAGCACCACGTATTTTACCTTGTTTTAAGGTAACTATTGgtttatacattattaaagCCGAGCGAATACAACGTTCCACTGCACAATACACAGGTTTTGtgctttaaataatatctgtGTCATTAGCGGGAGCTTATCACTATCTTATAATATCTAATCTTGGCTTTGAATAAAAGACacagttaaaattaattagtgtGTTATATCCCCTTCAAACAACAACTAGAACATGAGTTATGATTTCATGGTGTATATTTGACGATATTACTGATCTGCACAAACGCCATTCGTACacataaagaataaatttccgGATACAAGCTGTAATACGAAGGTTGAAATGGAGTTAGAGGTCAATAACGTAACCAGCTAGTCATTCGAACAAGGATAAAAGAAAGATTCATTATCGTGTTCTGTTGTTATGTTAAGTTGGAACATGTCATTCGGCatcgtataaaattgtatggcTTCTAGGGTACACTAACTTTTTTCAAAGCGTTTGAGTATCGTAACTCCATAAGGAGTAAGCCGTTGAAGTAAGATAATTCcagaaataataacaaatcgATTTTATCTTCAATATGttatcttaaccctttgcttaCGGCAGTACGCGCCGCGGAAGTGACGCCACTGAACGGGGCATCGCGCCGCGAAATGTGCCGCACTCATACACACAGGTCATCCCGCGGGCCCCGCGGTCGGCTATAGTTGGACTCGTACACACAGGTCGTCACGCGGCCGCCGACTATAGTCGGCATCCGTAACGAAAGGTTTAACGcctgaagaataaaaaaaaaattttattctactttttttttatacacttttatgaaatgtttgggtgaaaattaattttttgtttaaatgtgcccgttttgtaaataaacggtattattaaaattccctACGTTGTCTTGTAGCTTGTGACATATTAACAGGAAATTTTTGATTCTTTCTTCCAGGTTAAAATCTGTGTGCTCAATCCTTTCATCAATTTGGAGCCTCGTGTGAAAAGTGCCTTGAAATCTTGGGTTCTTAAACTGCTActtaacatataaaaaaatgtttttcttacaCTCTATTGtgcatttaataaagtaaCCTAACTGAATTTTCCActgtttttatgaaattttttaaaagaattctcGAATTTAGCCTTCTTTGAGGGGACTTGGAGTGGGATTACCCCTTAACACGACCAAGAAAAAGTGGTGGTCACAATCCTACAATTTAACAATCATCCATacaaaagataaacaattttctctatTGCTAGGTTAATCGCAAGGTCTTCGAAGAAACTTGTACAATCTATCGGACAgatatcaaaattgaaacagTTATGAATTACTTAGCGGAGGCTTATATGTAGAAGGTTTATACCGATAAATAAAAGTCTAATATGCCTGACCTTATCATTTAAGATCAATGGATGCATCCCCACTACAGAGTAGCATTACTAATCATCGATACGATATTTAATCAATATATTGCCGCTACCTGTAATACGAAAGTATTCAATACGCAAAACAGATACGTTGATATGTAGTACTGGTCGGAATATATAACGTAAATACGTTGATACGTAGTGCGCATCAAAATACTCAACGTATTCAAGAACAGTGTTTATTATGACATTAACcacaattttcatgaaatttcgCCCTGCGACGACCAATCCTAGATATTTGTCATTCATTTGTACAATAACAAAACTCTTGCCCTCTCGCGTGAGGACCAAGCGATGGCCAGTCGCAAGATATTATTGTAAGCATTAATAGAAGTTTACTCAATGGAACGACAGATCGAATAGTAGTAAACCCGTGCTCATCTTACTCAATCACTATGTCATTAAAAACTAGAGATCACGGTTTTGAAcggttattaaaatacacgggtacacgGAACACGTGTACCGTATATTAAAGGATTAAGAACACGGGTATATTTAAGACACGGGTTCCCGGGTATCCAAATACGCTGACATCCGGATATCTAATTACACAGATATCCAGGTACGtacacgtgcatcgaaatacacgggaATAGTTATTTTAactagtaaataaaattttacaaactacactaaaaaattaattctgttttatttattcgtcttATGgtgatatcttttttatttatttattttactgcatatcaatttttccaaattaataaggatctttattttagaataatagcttttttacataaaagtttgtatataaaaataattggatatTGTACCCGTATAATTCCATGTATGCGTACCcgtgtacagtgggtgtagaaagtaatcgtacaccgatcaatttccaaaaaaactgtgtaaaattgtaatttattaacttattttttataaacaatgacattctacatgttctaggaaatgtctagaatagatagattacagaaaaaaaatagctatttatgtaagctgcgaaattaacaagaaaaaacaattaatcgatagaaatattgaagcaataagtattcgcacaactgtttaaaattactttcctggaaatttgatgttttctaattcgcacagACCAagaaactaatgtgtttacgttacgaactctgctgtaaatggttcgttataagaatcgtacaaatatttattgcttctatacttttatccacttttcgaattttttttgttaatttcacaaattatatcaactagtaaatgttgtttagactatatctatcttagagacttccgagaatatgtaaaatatcattgattctAAGAAAGGAagttaaaaaactacaatttcacagaaaagttttttgggaaattgatcggtgtacgaatacattctacacccactgtatttcgATGCGTACCTGGATATCCGTGTGTTTCGATACCCGGGTACCTGGGTATTTCGATACACGTGAAGTAGGGATCTCTATTAAATCTGATCTTATGATCGGTAGACCAAAATGGAAGAACGCGGCATGCACATCCGCGTGCGTCTGAATCAAAAATGCTCGCCATTTTTAACCGTCGTATAACTGTGCCACTATCCACCCACAATCACTTACAGCTATATTAATGAATGAACAAGTAATATTAACTGAAACAATTTACATTATCTTAGTAACACGGTTTCGTGTTGCCAATATCTATCAAAAGTCAAATTCCATTATTAAAAGACCGCAGATTACGCCTACGTTTCGGATATCTTATCAAGGTGTTATCAAAAGTTTTTCATCCGTTTGTAAGTATACTAGCTAAATCTTACGAGGTAAATTAAATCCTTAACTTTGACCAAATCAAATCAAACACACAACGACAGACACTTGGATAAATATGTACGCTAATAGAATAAAACAGTCATTTCCGTACGCACACATTTTATCGAATCTAATCGACAATTTAACAGATTGTACGACCTATTCGGCATAATCTTAGATAGATTAGAATGATGGTAGGAATCCCCAGCTACCTTCAAATCtagtgaaataatttaacagtTTCATAAAGATTTCCTATAATTAGACATGAGTTTCACATAAATACGTATTCCTAATACAAAGCTTCATTGCATATCGTCTAAGATAGtgtatattcaattattatcaaCACTCTTAACTATTGTCAGCTTAAACATCATTTTAGTTtgtgttaattttaaatttgtaatttttgtattaatattacaaaccTATATAAccttttttatgtttattatgaAGACCATTActctaaatttattaaaattctaaagtttgaaaagggatttaatttatttgtattcgtcTGCTCTACCTAAATAATTACCTTAAATCTAAGTTCTCCAATGGGTGGTGCAGCAAAAGGTATCTCGAAAAATCCAAAGTAAGGTGAACCTAGAACACCTTTAACAAGAATGCCTCGCACTCTACCTTGATTTAAAGTAACTTTAGGTTTGTACATTATCAAGACTTTGCTCGACACAACGCTCCACTTCACTGCACTGTATACAGTTTACGATACGATCTTTATCACTAccgtgaaattatattatatttgtctTCTTTTATCCTGTTTTTGACAAGATTACAAGTTTGCATAAGAACAGCATTCGTTATAGCATTTTACCACAATGACCGTCTGCCTTCTTACAGCCTAACATCACAATTATGACTAATGCATAGAAATTTCTGTTCTTTGAGAAAAACTAAAACATAAAAGATGTTCTCAATATAGACAATACTACTGACCTCTGCAGCTGTCACGCTTAAATAAAACGATGATTCGTAGGATGCTATTTTGTGTGCAATCCTGGCTGCTTTGAAACGTTCAACGTGCGTCGaatatcgtaaaatatttagatatgTAGTTTCCATTTTGTCACTTTTCATATttgagggggagggggagaagGAACTATCCTCAAAATTcataagataaaataattattgggAAAAAAAGTATATCGTCCTCGAAATACATTAAAACTgaactaaaaagtatgaaataatttctagttaatttatatgaatactcaccatctctagatataattgcttaaaagtatgagaaaatgcagtgaaaagtatgaaataatttctaattaaactgTATTATTACTCACCAGAGAAAATCGTTTCaaatccccccccccccccaaccacccatttcaaggacctccaacatttttgggacatcctgtatatagATACCTTCCTTATTTTACCGATTGATTCGATATGGACTTTATCATCCTTTGAAACATCGGGAACTAACACATTTCATGTATTACTACTAGAAGAGATACTACGTAAGTATCTACGAACTCCAGGTAAATACCAAGGCAGAAGAAACACTGACGGTCTATTACGTTTCATTGGAAGGCATTTTCCAAGCACGTATTTTAATCCGTCctcaaaagaaaaatcatgCTCGCAAATGTGCAGTATATAGTAACCATGAAATTCGTCGAGAAACTAGATACGAATGTAAAGAATGTGATGTAGGTTTATGTGTTGATCCATGCTTTAGGATATATCACACGGAAATGTATCATTAAATTtgttctattatatttttattatctatatTCGTTGATTATGTAACATTGTTTGTTATTGTTAAGTTCAAACGAATTTATTCCTCTTTATCAATTTcggatatttttctttctatttaattagccactgttattgaaaaaatctgtAAGTTGcgttatgtaaattaaaatggcATACGAGGctacttaaaataaataagaaatgcattttttttattttatctgcAATAATTGGTTTTTAAGAAGTCCTACGAATGATATAAAATCTCTGAGTACTGTTTCGGTCACTAGTCACTGGTCTGTGCAGCGCAGCGACCGACATGCGAATAACGCACCGTCCCTGTTGATGAATTAAGGTCGATTTATACTAAAGATCCCTACTTCACGTGTATCGAAATACAGGTAATTAATTGATACGTGTTTTAATCCGTGTATTCCTAATACCCGTGTACCCGGGTATCGAAATACATCGATACCCGGATATCTGAATGCACGGGTACCCGggtatcgaaatacacggataTCCAGGTATAGTCGTTggaagggatcttgtgaggtcgtGAACCGAAACAGTAGTTATTGCTTTATTGGCCCAGGTAACTGATCCGTAGGACGACAAGGGTGTCGCGACACTAAAGTATACATGCCCACGCAGGGATTCGAACCGCTGCTGAACCCTAACCCAAACCCGGCTAATGAAGGGAAGGTTACTGTAACCCATACTAACCACGAAGGAACGGTTCTTGAATTGTAGGAAGAGCGGGTTAACCTGCTCGGAGTGGGTTACTAGTAGAAGAAGACATCCTAGACATCCAGACAAGTCAAAGATATGTGAACTTACAggcaatattcaaatcaaatgaaactacatagattgtttaaaatgtacgagtatataatgaatgtaggattgattaattttagagTGTTGTTAGAAACGGTatttgtactttctttttaaacttcaacaattatttggcataataaatgtacaatgaaCAGACATAAGTTAAAGacggaataaatatatacaaaatatgaacacacacacatacgAGTAAATGTAAGCACTTGCATGACCTTCTTCTCGCGGATAGACAGTAGAGTAAAAAAcagacaatattgaaataaaattgattaccgtTTAGAAACATGGTAATAAGTATggtttttactgtattattataacgcGCATACAATCGGGTTAACCGGGTTAGTCTGGTTACAGATGTGTTGTGTTACCTGGTTAGATGGTTTATTCTATAATACGAAGTACCGGAACCCGGTACGGATTAGGGTTCGAATCCCTGCTGTGCGGATAGTATAAATTAGAGATCACGGTTTTGAAcgggtattaaaatacacgggAACACGGAACATGTGTACCGTGTATCAAGGAATTAAGAAcacaagtatttttaatacacgagTACCCGGGTATTGAAACACGCTGACACCCGGAAatcgaaatacacggatatccaggtacgtacattgaatatttattttaactactAAATGACAAGCACGAAATTATCCAAAGAATCCAAGAAATGTACACAGAACTAacaaatagaaacataaacaCCATAATTATTTGGATTCCCTCTCATCAAGGAAtaattggaaacgaaa
The sequence above is drawn from the Hylaeus volcanicus isolate JK05 chromosome 2, UHH_iyHylVolc1.0_haploid, whole genome shotgun sequence genome and encodes:
- the LOC128872263 gene encoding esterase FE4-like isoform X1 yields the protein MSAAHFAARCPVQWRHFRGAYCRLLGPPYVAFHEIPFAAPPVGELRFKDPEPPVPWTGIRNCTTPNGTLCTQTIDVSSDYIFGSEDCLYLNVYTNSLNQSKPVIFWIHGGGFQQGTGSFKFIRPDYLITKDVVVVTVNYRLGPFGFLNLGHRVAPGNQGLKDVIAALEWVKENIAKFGGDPNNITIAGQSAGSVIAHALTLSPRAKGLFHKAILQSGLLTCKWGLGQSLPERGFKFASLLGINSTDPEEIVEKLRKISDKDIVKAYEHFEFNKEHYYLYRMKFGLNYDDVAENPVLPLPIEQLGSNDVDIPVLAGYLSGESLMFFNDISQNALDNYNMYIPDYVKVLGDVANLGPKEQGELLKFVENQFFNGQPVTADNMDKFIRFVSSIYFTVPYKIYAEGRVNRALKPTYLYRFSYLGNEPTFADLMMKRILKVATHMDELAYLLYSPPCKSKNLEPPAIGTKDRSLIEFLCTTWSNFARTGNPTPCHDDVVKITWEPMTKENRCYLEIGDSIDMLPMATDLINLI
- the LOC128872263 gene encoding esterase FE4-like isoform X2 — encoded protein: MYKPKVTLNQGRVRGILVKGVLGSPYFGFFEIPFAAPPIGELRFKDPEPPVPWTGIRNCTTPNGTLCTQTIDVSSDYIFGSEDCLYLNVYTNSLNQSKPVIFWIHGGGFQQGTGSFKFIRPDYLITKDVVVVTVNYRLGPFGFLNLGHRVAPGNQGLKDVIAALEWVKENIAKFGGDPNNITIAGQSAGSVIAHALTLSPRAKGLFHKAILQSGLLTCKWGLGQSLPERGFKFASLLGINSTDPEEIVEKLRKISDKDIVKAYEHFEFNKEHYYLYRMKFGLNYDDVAENPVLPLPIEQLGSNDVDIPVLAGYLSGESLMFFNDISQNALDNYNMYIPDYVKVLGDVANLGPKEQGELLKFVENQFFNGQPVTADNMDKFIRFVSSIYFTVPYKIYAEGRVNRALKPTYLYRFSYLGNEPTFADLMMKRILKVATHMDELAYLLYSPPCKSKNLEPPAIGTKDRSLIEFLCTTWSNFARTGNPTPCHDDVVKITWEPMTKENRCYLEIGDSIDMLPMATDLINLI